CTCCTCGGTCGACGACATCATCCTCAACGCCGGAGGCGCCGCCCTGGCCTCGATCCTGTCGTGGCCCTGGTGGCGCCGCCGGCACACCCGGCGGGTGGCCTCAGAGCAGCGCCGCGGCGACCTGGTCGAGGCGGGCTCCGCGTGAGGCCTTGAGGAGCACGGCGTCGCCGGGAGCGAGGTGGGTGCGCAGCCACTCGATCGCGGCGGCGTTGTCGGACAGCGCGACCGCCCGCCGGCCCGCGCCGTCGGCGATGTCGGCGGCGGCCCCGCCGACGGTAACGACGAGGTCGGCCTTGGTGGCGGCGTACGTCCCGATCTCGTGGTGTGCGTCGCGGCTGGTCTCGCCGAGCTCGAGCATCTCGCCGAGCACGGCGATGCGGCGTCCGGCTTCGATGGAGGCCAGCGCGTCCAGGCCGGCCTTGGTCGACTCGGGGTTGGCGTTGTAGGAGTCGTCGAGGAGCATCGCGCCGTTGGAGAGGGTGCGCAGCTCCATGCGCCACTTCGAGATCGAGGTGGTGCTCAGCGCCGCCGCGGCCTGCTCGAGCGCGACGCCGGCCGCCAGGCCCGCGGCCGCTGCGGCCGCGGCATTGAGAGCCCAGTGGGCGCCGACGAGCGGCAGCGTGACGACCACCTTCCCACCTCGCTCGGGCGGAGGCTCGTGCTGCAGGGTGAACGAGGGCCGGCCGAGGCGGTCCAGGGCGAGATCGCCGACGCGTACGCTCGCCCGCTCGCCGGCGCCGAAGGCCAGCACCGGTCCGGCGGTCAGATCGCCCATGGCGAGCACCCGCGGATCGTCGGCGTGGAGGACGGCCGAGCCGCCCACGGCCAGACCACGCACCAGCTCGCTCTTGGCGGTCGCGATCGCCTCCCGCGACCCGAACTCGCCCAGGTGAGCTCGGCCGACGTTGGTGACCACGGCGATGTCGGGCGCCACCAGTGCGGTCAGGTCGGCGATGTCGCCGATGTGGCGCGCGCCCATCTCCAGCACGAGGAACCTGGTGGTCGCCTCGGTGCGCAGCATCGTCAGGGGCACCCCGAGCTCGTTGTTGAACGAGCCGGAGGTGGCAACGGTCGGCGCCGCGCTCGAGAGCACCGCCTCCATCATGTCCTTGGTGCTGGTCTTGCCCTGGGAGCCGGTGATCGCGACGACGGTCAGCCGGTCGCGCAGCATCGTGATGACGTGGGCGGCCAGGCGCTGGAGCGCCTCCTGCGCATCGTCGACGACGACGGTCGGGAGCGCGGTCGGGCGGGACCCGAGCACCGCGACGGCGCCGGCCTCGGCCGCCTGGGGCGCGTACGCATGACCGTCGGTGTGCTCACCGGCGAACGCCACGAACAGGCCGCCCGGCCGGGCCTCGCGGCCGTCGATCACGGCCGGGGCGCTCACCGTCACCGACCCGTCTCCGAAGACCTTTCCTCCGACAAGGGAAGCAATTTCGTCCACACTGAGGGGAATCATCCCTCCAGCAGACGAAATACGCTGTTGCCGGCGCGTATCCGATAATCGATATGCCGACGATATGCGGCGCGCACATATCGTCGGCATATCGGAAACTTCATACGGGCCGGCAACTCGCCGTGGTGTGTGCTGGCACAGATGAGATACCACGAACCGCCACCGACCGATCGCTGCGCGATCACGGTCTATGGGTGCGCTCCCGACGAGGCGCTGCTCTTCGAGTCACTGGCGCCGAGGATCGGAGTGCGCCTGCAGGTCACCTCCGAGGCGATATCCACCGACAACGCCGAACTGGCAGCCGAGAGCCGGTGCATCAGCGTGAGCCACAAGAGCCCGATATCGAACCAGACACTGCTGAGGCTGAAACAGCTCGGAGTCGGCTATATATCGACGCGGAGCGTCGGTTTCGACCACATCGATGTCGAATTCGCCGAAAGCATCGGGATAACGGTCGGAAACGTCGCCTATTCGCCCGACTCGGTCGCTGACTACACGTTGATGCTGATGCTCATGGCGATACGTCAGGCGAAGTCGACGATCCGTCGCACCGACGACCACGACTACCGCCCCGCGACCACGCGGGGCCGCGAGCTGCGCGACCTGACCGTGGGGGTCGTCGGCACCGGGCGGATCGGCGCGGCGGTCATCGACCGACTGCGCGGCTTCGGCTGCGACGTGCTCGCCCATGACATCCGGCCCCGACCCGCGACCGAGGGAGTCGCGCACGTCGACCTGGACACGCTGGTCGAGCGCAGCGACATCGTCACGCTCCACGCCCCGCTCAGTGCGGAGTCGCACCATCTGCTCGACCGGCGGCGCATCGACCGGATGCGCCCGGGCGCGTACGTCGTCAACACCGGTCGCGGCGCGCTCGTCGAGACGCCGGCGCTCATCGCCGCGCTCGACGACGGCCGGCTAGGCGGTGCGGCGCTGGACGTGATCGAGGGCGAGCAGGGCATCTTCTACGCCGACCTGCGTGGACGCGAGGTGCCGAACGGCTGGCTGGCACGGCTCCAGGAGATGCCGAATGTGCTGGTCAGCCCCCATATCGCTTACTTCACCGACCATGCCCTGCGGGACACGGTCGAGAACTCCATCGTGAACTGTCGTGAATTCGAAAGCAGGTTTCAGCATGTCTAAGCGCAAGGTCGGCATCATCTTCGGTGGTGTCTTCGAGGAGCACCCGGTCTCGGTGAAGTCGGCACAGGAGGTCGCGAAGCACCTCGACCCCGACACGTACGAGGCCTACTGGATCGGTATCACCAAGAGCGGCGACTGGCGCCTGTGCGACGGGCCCGACCCGAGCTGGGAGGACGGCGCACACCGCCCGGTCGTGCTCTCCCCCGACCGCAGCGTCCACGGTCTGCTCGTGCTCGGCCAGGACGACCACGCCGGCAGCTACCAGACGATCCGGCTCGACGTCGTGCTCCCGGTGTTGCACGGCAAGCTCGGCGAGGACGGCGCGATCCAGGGGCTCCTCGAGCTCTCCGGGATCCCCTACGTCGGCTGCGACGTGCAGAGCTCGGCGCTGTGCATGGACAAGTCGCTGGCCTACACGGTGCTTGCCGAGGCCGGCATCGCGACGCCGGCGCACCGGACCTTCTTCCCGGGCGACGCGATCGATCCCGGCGTACTCGCCTATCCGGTCTTCGTGAAGCCGGCCCGCTCCGGGTCATCCTTCGGCGTCAGCAAGGTGACCTCGGCCGCGGAGCTGGACGAGGCGGTCGCGACCGCGCGGCAGTACGACGAGAAGGTGCTCATCGAAGACGGCGTCGTGGCCGAGGAGATCGGCTGCGCGATCCTCGGCAACGGCGACGACCTCATCACCGGCGAGGTCGACCATGTCGCGCTCTCGCACGGCTTCTTCAAGATCCACCAGGAGGACGCTCCCGAGACCGGCTCGGAGAACGCGACCTTCATCGTGCCGGCCGACATCCCCGCCGAGGCGCAGGAGCTGGTCAAGACCGAGGCGCAGCGGGTCTACCGCGCGCTCGGCTGCCGCGGTCTGGCCCGCGTCGACATGTTCCTCAAGGCCGACGGCACCGTGGTGCTCAACGAGGTCAACACCCTGCCCGGGCTCACCTCCTACAGCCGCTACCCGCGGATGATGGCCGCCGCAGGAGTCTCGATGCCCGACCTGCTCGACCGCGCGGTCTCCCTGGCGCTGGAGGTGTCGCGATGATCGAGAGGTTCGGTTACATCGACGAGCTGGTGCCCGGCATCCGCTGGGACGCCAAGTACGCCACCTGGGACAACTTCACCGGACGGCCGGTCGACGGCTACCTGGTCAACCGGATCATCGGCACCCGCGAGCTGTGCCTCGCGCTGACGCAGGCGCGTGAGGAGGCCGCCGTCCTCGGCTTCGGGCTGCTGCTGTGGGACGGCTACCGCCCGCAGCGCGCCGTCGACGCGTTCCTGCGCTGGTCCCGGGAGCCCGAGCCCCAGGACGGGCACGAGGACGGGCAAGGCAAGCGGCGACACTATCCCGCCATCAGCCGCCCCGAGATGTTCGAGCGGGGCTACGTCGCCACGAAGTCGGGCCACAGCCGCGGCAGCACCCTCGATCTGACCCTCTTCGACCTGGCCTCGGGCGACCTGGTCGACATGGGCGGCGACCATGACCTGATGGACGAGATCTCCCACCACGGCGCCGCGGGCATCACCCCCGCCCAGACGAGGAACCGCGAGCAGCTGTGCACGGTCATGGAGGCGTCCGGGTTCGGTCGCTACGACAGCGAGTGGTGGCACTACTCGCTCGTCGAAGAGCCCTACCCGGACACCTACTTCGACTTCCCGGTCGACTAGCCGACGGGCTCCAGCTCGCGCTCGGCCTCCTCGGACGCCGCACGGCCCTTCTCGCGGTGCGGCAGCAGGGTCAGCAGCAGCCCGGCTCCCGCCCAGCAGCCGAGCACGATCAACGGCATGGCGGTGCCGGCGCCGTCGAAGAACGAGAAGCCGCGCAGCGCTGAGCCGGCCGCCCCCGGGGGCAGCAGCTGGCCGAGCCAGCCGAACGGCACCATCTCGGGCGCGGAGGTGATCCCGGAGAGCGGGTTGCCGACCAGCAGGGTGAGCAGCGCGATGACCCCGACACCGGCGACACCGATGATGTGGCGCAGACCGATGATCGGGAGCGCGACGGCGAGGATGCCGAGGGCGACGACGCCGGCATTGGCCAGGTAGCTGCCCTCGAGAGCGCCGAGCCAGCCCTGGACGACACCGGTCATCGCGAGCCCGCCACCGGCGGCGATCAGGAGGGCGGCCACGACCCGGTCACGCGTGCGGGTCAGCACCAGCGAGGTGATCGCGCCGGCCATGATGCCGCCGATCACCAGCGGCAGCGCCGACGCGCCGAAGACGATGCCGCGCGGATCGTCGTCCGCGCTCGGCACGACGTCGCTCACCTTGGGCTCGGTGCCGGTCTCGGCGCCCATCGCGGTCGCCATCTGGGTGAGCTGCTGGGCGACGTTGGCGCTCGCCGCGGAGGCGACCAGCACCTCCTGGCCCTGAGGACCGGCGAGGATCGCGCCGTACGCCTCACGCTCCTCGATCGCCTCGACCGCCGCCGACCGGTCGGCCACCGCGGTGACCTCGAAGGCGTCCTCCCCCGCGCTGGCGGCGAGCTGGGTCTCGATCTGGGTGACCGCCGCCTCGGGGCCGGCGACCACGAGTGGCAACGACCTGGGTTCCATCTCGCTGGTGGGCCAGGCGAACGCGCTGATGAGCAGGGTGAGCAAGGTGACCAGACCGAGGCTGACCCCGATCACGGCTTTCGCTGATGCGGACATGGCAGTTCCTTAAAAACGAATGTTCATTCTCTTTGGCGCCACTCTCCTCCTCTTCCTCGGATTTATCAAGAATGAGCGTTCGTTTTCTTTTGATGTACGCTGTGTCACATGCCCAAGGTCAGCGACGAGCACCGCACCGAGAAGCGCCAACAGATCATCGCGGCGACACTGCGCTGCGTGGAGCGAGACGGCTTCCACAAGACGACGATGGCCGCCGTCGTGCAGGAGTCCGGCCTCTCGGCCGGCTCGGTCTACACCTACTTCCGCGGGAAGCACGAGATCATCCATGCGATCGCCTCCTCCGGGGTGACCGGCGTCAAGGACGCGATCAGCGACCTCGTCCCCGAGGCCGGCTCCGGCGAGGCCCCTCCCCCGCCCGCACAGGCGCTCCAGGCCGCCACCCAGCACCTCCTGGACTTCTCCGACGAGCTCGGCATCAACCTCCCCCGCATCGCGCTGCAGACCTGGGCCGAGGCCGCCCACGACGAGGAGTTCCTCGCACTCATGGCCCCCGAGGCGCGGGGCATCCGCGCCTCCTGGCTGCGTTATGCCGAGGCAGCCGTCGCCGCGGGCAGGTTCCGCGAGGGCGCCGACCCCGAGAAGATCGCGATCGTGCTCACCGGCCTGCTTCCCGGTTTCATCCTGCAGCGCGTCGTGATGGGCGACGTGACCCCGGAGACCTACGCGGCAGGGCTCACCGACCTGCTCGGCTGAGAGGCGACCGCTAAGCGTGACTCGGGGGCCGGCCGGAGTTCATCGCACGCTCACATGACCTGGCTTCCCTGGATGGACCAGCCATCTGCCAGGGAGAGTCCATGCGCCTGCCAGTCCCCCACCTGTCGGTCCTCACCATCGTCTCCACCATCATCGCCCTGACCACCGCCACGGCGGCTCCGGCCACCGCACAGCCGGCGAGCACCGTCTCGGCCGGCGCGACCAGCATCAACCCCTACGACATCGTGGTCACCGACCAGGCCAGCGACCAGATCATCGTGCTCGACGACGACGCCGCGGGCTGGACCCGCCGATCCCAGAAGTGGCACTGGAAGCCGACCGCCGCCCAGGGTTTCAGCGACCTCACCGACAACTGGGGTCTGCCCGACGAGGCGAAGCTGCGCCATCACGACGGCCACCGCTACCTGCTCACCACCGACTCCTACGGTCTGGCCGCGGTGGTTCCCTACCCCAGCGGCAAGGGCTCCTACTGGGCCGCCGACGTCGGCCGCGCCGACAACGCGCACAGCATCGAGCTCCTGCCGAGCGGCAACGTCGCGGTCACGGCCAGCACCGGCGGCTGGGTGCGCATCTACACCGCCTCCCAGGGTCGGCGTTCCGATGCGTACGTCCAGCTTCCTCTCGCCGGCGCCCACGGTGTCGTCTGGGACCCGGCGACCCAGCTGCTGTGGACCCTCGGCGACCACGAGGTGGTGGGGTTGCGGGTCGGAGGTACGCAGGCCGAGCCGACGCTCACCCGGCGGATCACCCACCAGCTGCCGAGCGACTGGGGCCACGACCTGCAGCTGGTGCCCCACCGGCCCGACCGGCTCTGGGTCACCACCGGCACCCGCGTCTACCAGATGAGCAAGCTGACCGGGCGGTTCCACAGCGACTATCCCGGCGCGGAGACGGTCGACACCGAGGGGATCAAGTCGGTCACCACCAATCCGCACACCGGCCAGATCCTCACGACCAAGACCGAGCCCGGCAACCCCTGCACGTGGTGCACCTCCACCGTGCGGATGCACCTGCCCGCGGACTCACGCACGCTGCCCGACGGTGAGATCTACAAGGCTCGATGGTGGGTCGACTACGCCCGTTGATCAGACGCCGTTGATCAGGCCCAGGAGTCAGGCCCAGCGGGCGACCCAGTAGCGCACGCCGTAGGGGTCGTCGTCGTAGTCGACGGCGACGGTCTCCACGGTCTGCAGCAGGTGGGCCGACCTCACGATCGGGGCCACGTCGGCCAGCAGCTCGTCGGCGAGCCCGAGGTCGATCCCACCCAGCACCTCGACGTCCGGCCTCGCCAACGCCTCGGCGAGCACGTCGTCGAATCCCGCCGCTCGTGGATCGAGGTGGCCAGGTGCCTTCTCCCCACGTCGGGCCGAGCCGTTGCCGACGACGAGGTACGCCGCGCCGCTGTCCACCGGGGCCGTTCCGACCTCGGCCAGCAGCGATGTGGCGACCCGGGTGCCCTGCTCACCGGCGATTACGCGTACGTCCGCACCCAGCCACGCCGCCGCGGCCCGGCACGCGGCACGGAGCTCCTCGACCGGGTCATGGAGCGAGGCGTACTCCGGCAGCAGCGCCAGGCAGCCGGGCACCAACGCCACACGTGTCGCCGGCCCTGTGATCGGATCTGTCATCTGCTCTGTCACTGGAGGGCCCTGATCGCTCGTGCCGGGGGCCGTCGCCCGGCGATCGTCCAGACCATGTCGACGGTCTGCCTGGTCTCGGGCACCTGGTGGACCCGGTAGATGCGCGCGCCGGCCAACGCGCAGACCGAGGTGGCGGCCAGGGTGCCGAGGAGGCGCTCGCCGACCGGTCGGTCGAGCGTCTCTCCCACGAAGTCCTTGTTGGACAGCGAGACCAGCACCGGCCAGCCGGTCTCGACCATCTCCCCCAGCCGTCGGGTGATCTCGAGGGAGTGGAAGGTGTTCTTGCCGAAGTCGTGAGCCGGGTCGATCACGATCGACTCCTTCGCGACGCCGGCGGCGAGGGCTCGCTCGGCGTAGCCGAGGGTCGAGTCGATCGCGTCGCGCACCACGTCGTCGTACTCGATCCGGTAGGGCCTCGTGCGCGGCGTCACGCCACCGGTGTGGGTGCAGACGATCGCGACGTCGTGGGCGGCGGCGACATCGACGAGCTCCGGGTCGGCGCCTCCCCAGGCGTCGTTGATGACGTCGGCACCGGCAGCAGCCACCGCGTCGGCGACCTCCGCGCGCCAGGTGTCGACCGAGATCACCAGCCCCGGAAACTCCGCGCGCACGCTCGCGACGAAGTCGACCACCCGGGCCTTCTCCTCGGCAGCGTCGATCTCCGCGCCGGGGGCCGCCTTGATCCCGCCGATGTCGACGATCTCCGCGCCCTGAGAGGCCACCAGACGTACGCGCTCGAGGGCGGCGTCCTCGGCCCAGGTCGCACCCTTGTCGAAGAAGGAGTCCGGTGTGCGGTTGACGATCGCCATCATCAGCGCGTCGTCATCACCGAAGTCGTGTCGTCCCAGGCGCAGCATCAGCCGACCATATCGCTGGCGGAGGCGGTCGGGAGGGGCGCTCGCTCGAGGAGGCTCACGGTGCGCTCGACGGTCTTGGTGGATCCGTCGATCGGCACGTACTGCCGCAGCCCGACCTCGTCGCCGGCCGGGCCGGTGCCGAGACGGCGCGACATCATGCCGACGATCTGGGTCGCCATCAGGCCGAGGTCGAAGAGCCCCTGGTGGCTGTGGTCGCGTCGGCCGAGGTCGACCTGCGCGATCGCGTCCATCCCGCGGGTGTCCAGGGTGTCGACCAGGGCGGCGAGCTCGACTCCGTAGCCGGTCGGCACGCTGAGCCGCTCGAACAGCGAGCGTCGGATCGACCACTCCCCCGCCAACGGCTGGATCAGGTCTCGCAGCGGCGGGCGGTGCAGTGCCAGGAGCGGTCTGGCCACCAGCTCGGTGACCCGGCCGCCGTCGAGACCGTGCTCGCCGGGGCGATGGTAGAAGCCCTTGACCAGCTCGATCGTAGGATTGTTGACGAGCGGGCCGAGCAGGCCGCGTACGAAATGGGTGTCCCAGTCGGTCAGGTCGGCGTCCATGAAGACGATCAGCTCGCCGGTGGTCACGAACTGCGACTTCCACATGGCCTCGCCCTTGCCCGGATAGGTGCCGAGATCGGGGCGGATCGCGGCTGAGGCGAAGACCGCGGCACCGGCCTCGGAGGCGATGCGCGCGGTCTCGTCGGAGGAGTCGGAGTCGATGACCACGAGCTCGTCGACGAGGTCGGAGGTCTCCATCAGGGTGGTGCGCAGCTTGCTGACCAGGTTGCCGACGGTCGCCGCCTCGTTGCGCGCAGGCACGACGAGACTCACCCGCTGCCCCTGCTTGGCTGCCACCAGGTCGGCGAGCGACCAGTCGTGCCAGTGGTGGGTGTTGCGCTCGGACCAGGGCATGCCCAAATCTTATAGACCCGCGCCTCGCCGACCGGCCCGAGAGTGCCCCTAGGCGCTGTCCTCGTGAGAGCGGGCGAAGGCGAGGATCTCGTCGGTCGCACCGTTCATCCACACGTCCTGGCATGCGGCCGCCATCTCCTCGAGACCGTCGACGATCGTGCCGAAGACGTTGCCGGGCACCCAGCCCTGGTCGCCGTTGATGAGCAGGTTGTTGCGGCCGTAGAAGAGGGCGAGGTCGACGATCTCGGTCATCTCACCCGGGCCGCGGTCCTGCGGGTAGCCGTAGGACGGGTTGCCGAGGTCGTCGGAGGAGAACGCGAAGTAGCACAGGTCGCCCGGGATCGGCGTGATCGTGGTGTTCTCCTTGCCCGGCTCCTTCGCGGCGAAGGCAGGAACCAGGTGGTAGATCTCGTTGCGGGCGTACTTGCCGTGGAAGACCTGGCCACGCAGCGGCAGCGCGTCCCACACCGCACCGGCGGTGCGTGGCGCCTCCTCGTCGAGCAGGCGGGCGAGGCACGAGACGCCGCGGCGCTCGAGGCTGACGGTGAGATAGCGGCTCATCGGGATGCTCCTGGATCGTCGACCGGTCGGACGAACCGCTCGCCGCCGGCCCGCTCGTAGGTGCGGGCGGCTCGCAGGACTCGTGCGTCGTCGTGGCGCGCGCCGACGATCTGCAGCCCGACGGGCAGTCCCGCCGTGGTGGTGCCGCACGGCACGCTGGCGGCGGGCTGCTGGGTCATGTTGAACGGGTAGGTGTAGGGGGTCCAGCTCGTCCACCACTGCGACGGCCAGCCCTGCGGTGCCTGCAGACCGCGCTCGAACGCGGTGATCGGCATCGTGGGGGTGATCAGCAGGTCGTACGCCTCGTGGAACCGCCCCATCTGCCGACCGAGGTCCATCCGCACCGCCATCGCGTCCAGATAGTCGCCGGCAGAGCCGCGGCCCTTGGTCTCGATGCCCTCACGCAGCAGCGGGTCGATCTGCTCGATCGCACCGGGCGGATAGGAGTCGAGCACCTTCGCCGCGCCGCAGAACCA
The sequence above is drawn from the Nocardioides albertanoniae genome and encodes:
- the vanA gene encoding D-alanine--(R)-lactate ligase — encoded protein: MSKRKVGIIFGGVFEEHPVSVKSAQEVAKHLDPDTYEAYWIGITKSGDWRLCDGPDPSWEDGAHRPVVLSPDRSVHGLLVLGQDDHAGSYQTIRLDVVLPVLHGKLGEDGAIQGLLELSGIPYVGCDVQSSALCMDKSLAYTVLAEAGIATPAHRTFFPGDAIDPGVLAYPVFVKPARSGSSFGVSKVTSAAELDEAVATARQYDEKVLIEDGVVAEEIGCAILGNGDDLITGEVDHVALSHGFFKIHQEDAPETGSENATFIVPADIPAEAQELVKTEAQRVYRALGCRGLARVDMFLKADGTVVLNEVNTLPGLTSYSRYPRMMAAAGVSMPDLLDRAVSLALEVSR
- a CDS encoding glucosyl-3-phosphoglycerate synthase, with the protein product MPWSERNTHHWHDWSLADLVAAKQGQRVSLVVPARNEAATVGNLVSKLRTTLMETSDLVDELVVIDSDSSDETARIASEAGAAVFASAAIRPDLGTYPGKGEAMWKSQFVTTGELIVFMDADLTDWDTHFVRGLLGPLVNNPTIELVKGFYHRPGEHGLDGGRVTELVARPLLALHRPPLRDLIQPLAGEWSIRRSLFERLSVPTGYGVELAALVDTLDTRGMDAIAQVDLGRRDHSHQGLFDLGLMATQIVGMMSRRLGTGPAGDEVGLRQYVPIDGSTKTVERTVSLLERAPLPTASASDMVG
- a CDS encoding TetR/AcrR family transcriptional regulator, giving the protein MPKVSDEHRTEKRQQIIAATLRCVERDGFHKTTMAAVVQESGLSAGSVYTYFRGKHEIIHAIASSGVTGVKDAISDLVPEAGSGEAPPPPAQALQAATQHLLDFSDELGINLPRIALQTWAEAAHDEEFLALMAPEARGIRASWLRYAEAAVAAGRFREGADPEKIAIVLTGLLPGFILQRVVMGDVTPETYAAGLTDLLG
- a CDS encoding DUF6528 family protein, with the translated sequence MRLPVPHLSVLTIVSTIIALTTATAAPATAQPASTVSAGATSINPYDIVVTDQASDQIIVLDDDAAGWTRRSQKWHWKPTAAQGFSDLTDNWGLPDEAKLRHHDGHRYLLTTDSYGLAAVVPYPSGKGSYWAADVGRADNAHSIELLPSGNVAVTASTGGWVRIYTASQGRRSDAYVQLPLAGAHGVVWDPATQLLWTLGDHEVVGLRVGGTQAEPTLTRRITHQLPSDWGHDLQLVPHRPDRLWVTTGTRVYQMSKLTGRFHSDYPGAETVDTEGIKSVTTNPHTGQILTTKTEPGNPCTWCTSTVRMHLPADSRTLPDGEIYKARWWVDYAR
- a CDS encoding D-isomer specific 2-hydroxyacid dehydrogenase family protein, with the protein product MRYHEPPPTDRCAITVYGCAPDEALLFESLAPRIGVRLQVTSEAISTDNAELAAESRCISVSHKSPISNQTLLRLKQLGVGYISTRSVGFDHIDVEFAESIGITVGNVAYSPDSVADYTLMLMLMAIRQAKSTIRRTDDHDYRPATTRGRELRDLTVGVVGTGRIGAAVIDRLRGFGCDVLAHDIRPRPATEGVAHVDLDTLVERSDIVTLHAPLSAESHHLLDRRRIDRMRPGAYVVNTGRGALVETPALIAALDDGRLGGAALDVIEGEQGIFYADLRGREVPNGWLARLQEMPNVLVSPHIAYFTDHALRDTVENSIVNCREFESRFQHV
- the folP gene encoding dihydropteroate synthase — its product is MLRLGRHDFGDDDALMMAIVNRTPDSFFDKGATWAEDAALERVRLVASQGAEIVDIGGIKAAPGAEIDAAEEKARVVDFVASVRAEFPGLVISVDTWRAEVADAVAAAGADVINDAWGGADPELVDVAAAHDVAIVCTHTGGVTPRTRPYRIEYDDVVRDAIDSTLGYAERALAAGVAKESIVIDPAHDFGKNTFHSLEITRRLGEMVETGWPVLVSLSNKDFVGETLDRPVGERLLGTLAATSVCALAGARIYRVHQVPETRQTVDMVWTIAGRRPPARAIRALQ
- a CDS encoding UDP-N-acetylmuramoyl-tripeptide--D-alanyl-D-alanine ligase is translated as MTVSAPAVIDGREARPGGLFVAFAGEHTDGHAYAPQAAEAGAVAVLGSRPTALPTVVVDDAQEALQRLAAHVITMLRDRLTVVAITGSQGKTSTKDMMEAVLSSAAPTVATSGSFNNELGVPLTMLRTEATTRFLVLEMGARHIGDIADLTALVAPDIAVVTNVGRAHLGEFGSREAIATAKSELVRGLAVGGSAVLHADDPRVLAMGDLTAGPVLAFGAGERASVRVGDLALDRLGRPSFTLQHEPPPERGGKVVVTLPLVGAHWALNAAAAAAAGLAAGVALEQAAAALSTTSISKWRMELRTLSNGAMLLDDSYNANPESTKAGLDALASIEAGRRIAVLGEMLELGETSRDAHHEIGTYAATKADLVVTVGGAAADIADGAGRRAVALSDNAAAIEWLRTHLAPGDAVLLKASRGARLDQVAAALL
- the vanX gene encoding D-Ala-D-Ala dipeptidase VanX; translation: MIERFGYIDELVPGIRWDAKYATWDNFTGRPVDGYLVNRIIGTRELCLALTQAREEAAVLGFGLLLWDGYRPQRAVDAFLRWSREPEPQDGHEDGQGKRRHYPAISRPEMFERGYVATKSGHSRGSTLDLTLFDLASGDLVDMGGDHDLMDEISHHGAAGITPAQTRNREQLCTVMEASGFGRYDSEWWHYSLVEEPYPDTYFDFPVD
- a CDS encoding DUF3830 family protein — translated: MSRYLTVSLERRGVSCLARLLDEEAPRTAGAVWDALPLRGQVFHGKYARNEIYHLVPAFAAKEPGKENTTITPIPGDLCYFAFSSDDLGNPSYGYPQDRGPGEMTEIVDLALFYGRNNLLINGDQGWVPGNVFGTIVDGLEEMAAACQDVWMNGATDEILAFARSHEDSA